The DNA window GCGCCCGGACTGCACCAGCGCCTGCAGCAGGTCCTGCCCGCGGCGGACTGGACAAAAACCGACGCCGAACTGGGCGCCGCGGCGCGGGCGCGGCTCACGCCGGAGCTGATCGAGGACGTCCGCGACAACGTCGCGCGCGCGCTGCTGCTCGGCCCCGTCCGCGTCCGCAGCGTCGACCTGCAGGAGGCGGACCTGACCGGGGGCGCGCCGGTCTCGGCGTTCTGGAAGGTGGAGAGCACGATCGCGGCGCGGCTGATGGACGAGACCAACGCCACGCCGCCGGCGGCCGCGCTGAACTACGATTTTGGCAACGAACGTGCCGCGCAGATCACGTTGACCGCGACGCTCGACCTGCCGTTCGCGGCCGACCGGCTGCACCGCGTGACGCTCTTCCTCCGCCCGGACGACTCGTGGCATCCGCTGGAGTTCACGCTGGAGAAGGGCGGGGTGCAATATCGCGGCCGGCGCCCGGAATACCTGGGCAACTTCAACTGGGGCAGCGTCACGCTCCAGGAAGCCGGGCCGGACGACGAGTCCATGAAGATCCGGCTCTGGCTGCCGTACGAGAAGGCGGACGCGGGCCCGCAGTACGAGTCGCGGCCGGACAAGGCGAAGCTGACCGTCGTGATGCGCCGTAACACGCAGGCCGGGGCGTGGTGGGCCAAGGTCCAGCGCAATTACCGGGGCGCGCTGGACTACCTGCCGTTCTGGCGCTACGCGGCGACGAGCGTGTTCCTGGTGATCCTCAACATCGTCGGCAACCTTTTTTCCTGCTCGTTGGTGGCGTACGCCTTCGCGCGGCTGCGCTGGCCGGGCCGCGATCTGTCCTTCGGGATCATGCTGGCGACGATGATGATCCCGCCGCAGGTGACGATGATTCCGTACTTCCTGATCATCAAGTCGCTGGGCTGGTACAACACACTCACGCCGCTCTGGTTCGTCAGCTTCTTCGGCAACGCGTTCAACATCTTCCTCCTGCGCCAGTTCATGAAGGGCATCCCGCGCGACCTCGAGGACGCGGCGAAGATCGACGGCTGCAACGTGTGGCAGATCTACTGGAACGTCATCCTGCCGCTGATCAAGCCCACGCTCGCGTGCATCGCGATCTTCACGTTCATGGGCGTGTGGAACGACTTCATGGGGCCGCTGATCTACTTGAGCGACCAGCGGCTCTACCCGCTCTCGCTGGGCCTCTACGCCTTCAACGTCCAGGCCGGCGGCAACTACGGCATGATGATGGCCGGCTCGCTCATGATGACCCTGCCCGTGGTCGTGATCTTCTTCTTCGCCCAGAAGTACTTCATCCAGGGCGTCACGCTCACGGGGATGAAAGGTTGAGATTGCCGAGCCACCATGAACGCGGTGCCGCCGAATCCCGGGGCAGGGGTTAAACTCCCTGCTCGATCTTGGTCTTGTGGATCACCAGGGAAGGCTGGCCGGCGAGTTCCCGGCAGGCAGCTTGAAAGCGCCGGACCGTGTCGACGCGCGCGTCATCCAAAGAAGACGCCTTCAGGTGGACTTCGCAGGTCAGGCTGTCGCCGGTCGGCAGCTGGTGGGTGAGTTTCACCTTGTACGAGTCGGTCATGGTCTTTCTCTCGTGTGTTCCGTTGTTTATTGCCGCAACCTGAAAAAGCCCATCGGTTCGGTATAAGGCAGGACGGCGTTCGTGCCGTCGCGCCCGGCGACGACGGTCCACTTACCGGTCAGCGAGGGGCTGAACTCCAGGACATGGTCGTTGGCGAGGATGTCCCAGCCCAGTGCGATCTGGCCGTTCTGCAGGCGGGCGGCCAGTTCCGCTTCTTCCACCTCGAACTCGTAGGCCGAGATGCCACCCAGCCAGTTGCTGCACCCCTGTTCCGTGGCGCAGTAGATGCGCCGGCCGTACGGCGTCAGTAGGTCGGCCTTGTTGCCGAAAGGGATATCGTTCGTAGCGGCGGGGAAGACGTTGGTGCCGTCCGTAATGCCGTACCACGCGCCGCAGCCGTTCGGACCGCCTTCGCCGCAGTTGAAATAAACCCGGTCCCGCACGGCAACCATGCCCTTGGGCTTGATGCCGGTCGTGGCGCCGTTGCAGACGAAGAGGCGGGTCAGTGTGCGGCTCGCCGGGTCGAAGAATCCGGCCGCCCCGCTGCCCTTGCCGCCGTTCAGGGTCAGGTCGCCGCCCTCGTCCGTCGTGTAGTACAGGCGGCCGCCGAAGGGCAGCAGGGCCTTGATGCGCGCGCCGTGGTTGCTGGCGTTGAGGTTGACGAGGTTGGTGGCCGTCCCGGCGGCGAGATCGAGCAGGCCGATCGAGCCCGCGCCCTTGCCCGTCTGCTGGGTCGTGTCGCCGCCCTCCCGCGTGCCGAAGTACAGCCGGCCGTCGAACCACACGGGCCGGGCCTCCGGCTTGATGCCAAGCGCGGCATGGAAGCTGACCACCGTGGCGAGCCCGCCTTCGAGCGAATAGCGCATCAGCGCGCCTTGGTTGGACGCCCCGCCGGCCTCCGCGAAGAAGTAGAAACCGTCGCCCAGCAGGAAGGGCGCGCTCTTGGCCGAGGTCGCGTTGGTGAATTCGCAGAGGCGCTCGACGGTATGCGCGGCGAGATCGAAGCGGCCGATATAGCCCAGGTTGGCGGCGCCGCCCTTCTCGGTCACGAACCACAGGCTGTTGCTCATCCGGCAGGCGCCCTTGGCCTTGGTCTCGACGTCGAACTTGTGCCAGGCCGTGACGGTTCGGCCGGCGGGGTCGAATTGCCCCACGTATCCGTAGGCGTACGCGCCGCCCTTCTCGCAGGTGAAGTACAGTTGGCCGTCCACCGGCGCGAACGGGCCCTTGATTTTCGTTTCCTCGGGGAAGCTGAACAGGTTCGTGGGGCCCTCCGCGCGCGCGGTGGCGGCCAGGGCCCCCAGGAGAAGCAGCACTCCGGCTGTTTTCTTCACACCTTCACTCCTTGTCTTGCACGGCTTTTTCCTCCTCCTTGGTGCGCACGCTGTACGCGGCGCCGCTGGGCAGGACGAGGTTCGCGTAGCCGTGGTGCCAATCCTTGGGGCCGTGCTCGCCTTTGGCGATCTTCTCCATGACGGTCAGCGGGTCCTCGGCCTCCCACGGCTTGAACGGGTCGCCGGCGACCAGCTCGCCGCCCTTCGTGAAGAACGTGGCCTTGGCCGTGCCCAGGTCCTTCTTCAGCACGCCCTTGACCTCGTAGCTTTCGCCGCGCCGGGTCCATAGCGGGGCGTCGTCCTTTGCGTCCCCCGAATCCGCGGGGCAGCGGAAGACGCGGACATCGCCTACGTACGGGTACAGCGCGGTCTGGATCCCGTTCCCGATCGTGTTGAGGACGCGGCCTTCCGCCCGGTCGGACGCGGACAGCGTCTTCTTCTTGATCTCGTACTTGGGCGGGAGCAGGCCGGCGTGGTCGGCGGCGTACAGGACGTACCCGACGCACACCTGCCGCAGGTTGGCGAGGCAGGCCTGGCGTTGGGACCGCCACCGGGCCGTCCGGACCTGCACGGTGAGCAGTCCGGTCAGCAGGCCCAGCACGGTGACGACCGTCAGCAGCTCGGTCAGCGTGAACCCGTCCGCGGCGCCGCGCCTCCTCACGGGGTCGCCCTCCCGGCCGGGAGATGGGGATAGAGGGTTCGCATCAGTGCCGGCCAGTTGCCGCGCAGCGTCGCGTACGACTTGCCCAGTTCGCGCAGGGGCTTGTTCAGCAGCTTCAGACCGACGAGCACCGCGGCCAGGTCGCCGAGGGCGATCCGGTCGGGAACGAGCGGCAGTGGCCAGGCGCGCGCGCCGACGATCAGGATCAGCAGCATCACCCATTCGGCCAGACCGAGGAGCGCCTCCATCGCGCCCGTGAGGGTCTCGAGGACGACGAACCGCCGGAGCAGCTTCCGCTGGCGGTGTTTCAGGCCCTCGGATGCGCCCTCCGCGACGTGGGCGGTCACCTCGCAATTCGCTTCCAGCACGCGCCGCTTGGCGCGCTGGAGCAGGGGGGTCAGGAAAAGGGGCCCGAGGACGCCGGGCGCCGCGCTGGCGAGCAGGGCGCCCAGCCAGGCCGGCGCCAGCATCAACTGCCAGCCCGCGACGGCCGCGAGGCGGAACAGGTCGCGCCAGATGTTGGCGTAGAGGGGGGACAGCGCCTTCTTGGCTTCGACGCAGTCATAGACCATGCGCGTCACGTCCTCGGTGGGATTGAGGACCGGCCGCCTCCGCAGCAGGTGTCGCTGCAGGGCAAAGACGACGGTGGACTCGTAGACCTTGCGCGTGACGCGCTCGACCATGCGGAGGAGGGCCAGGCCGAGCGCAATGCCGAGGTAGAGCCCCGTATGCGGAAGCGCCAGCCGGGCAAGGGCTCCGCCGGCCTTCTCCAGGGTCCCGACCGCGTCCCGCGCCACCCACGACAGGCTGGGCTCCGCCACGCTGAAGAGGATCGTCGCGGCCAGCTGCGCCGTGAACCACGCGGGATAGGTCCACAGCACGCGCCATGCATCGCGCAGCAGCACGCGGGAGGTGATGCGCGCGGGCGGTTCCGCGCCGATCTCCCAGGCACAGGGCTTCTCCACGACGGCGACGCTCACCCGGATTCCTTTCCGCTCATACTCCGGTAAGCGTCCAAACCCGTGAAAAGGTTCACGTCCGGCGCGCGGCTGTTCGATGCGGGGGTGAAGGGGCTGCCGGCGTTCTACAATCCGGCCAGCTTTCGCTTGAACTCGTCGAGGATGGCGGTCGTGATGTAGTGGGAGTCCACCTGGTGAATGCGCTGGCCCGCCTGCGTAGCCCGCGCTTTTGTAAGATGGTTCAGGCGCACCAGTTCGAGTAACATTTCCAGGCCCCAGAACACCGTCACCTTATTGGCGTCGCAAAGCTTGTGCAACTTCTGGTCGTTCGACCAGACCGCGCCGTTGTTGTCCCGCGCCACGACGAAGCAGAGCCGATCCTGGCGAGACGGGCCGCCGCGCATGGAAGCTTCTTCGATCTGCTGCATCGTGACTTCTAGAATTTCTATGCCCAGTCCCTGCGCTTCGGCTTCCGTCAGTTGGTCCACTTCTTCCAAGATGTTGCGTGGGACCCGGATGGGCAGGAACTTCGCGGAAACAACCCCGAGAATGTCGCGGCAATCCGCCTTGCAGAAGTCAATCAGCACACACGCATCGGAGATGAGGAGGACCGGTGGGCCTTGATTCAAGGATGAGCCTCCCACTCGGCCAGCAGTTCCCTCGTTTCCCCGATGCTCATCCGGAGCATCTCGGCCGAGCGGCTCACGCTGATCTCGTTCTTGATGAGCGCCTGGCGGACCAGGAGCGCGAAACGGTCCTCGTAGAAGTCGTATTCGTTCAGTCGCACGGGCTCTTCGGCGGGTCGCCGCGGCGACGTGGGAACCAGCGGCTCGGGTTCCCGCTTGTAGTTCAGCTTCCCGCCGGTCCGTTGCTCGAAAGCGGTCTTGAACTGCCAGAATATCTTCCTCTTGTCCGCCAGCCCGGTTTCGCACAGGCGGTAGAGCACCGTCATCCAGCTCACGCGGAACGTCCGCTTGGTTTTCAGCACGCGGTCAACCCAGTGCAGGCCCATGTTCCGATCCCATTCCGCCTTGAAGGCATCCTGCGGCATCAGGAAATGGGAGGCGAAAAGATCCGCCTCTCTTTCCTGCCGGGCATCCTCTTTTTCGACCTCGGGGTTGAACGAATCCTGGTGAAGAAGCAGGTGGCCCAGTTCGTGAGCGGCCGTGAATATCTGGCGTTCAACAGGAATGGGTTCCGCCGCGTTTACGGCAACGGCCGGACCGCCGTCGTCGGCGCCAACGGAGAAGCCAAACAGCCCCTTGATATGCGACTGGACGATCCGGACCTTCACCCCGCCTTGCTCCAGAACGTCGCATACGTTGGGCACGCAATCTTCGCACGAAATGCCGAAATTATCGCGTCGTACACTCTCCGCGAACCGGGCAATGTCCGCGGGCTTTCGGCTCGCAGGCTCAATGCGCACCTTTGGGCGCTCTTTCAGCATGTCCTCCAACTCGTTGAAATCAGCAACCCATTCCAGCGTATCAACAATCAACTGCTGGCGTTCGGCCCGCTCCTGGGCCGTGAGCGTGCTGTGCGCGCGAAAACGGAGCGTCTTTGGCTCCGGGGTCTTGGCGACCAACGCAAACACGTCCGTCGCAAGGGCGCGGGCTATCGCATCCAGCGTTGCAACGCGCGGCTCCGCCTTCCCGGTCTCGATGGCGCGGTACGCGACCCGGCTGATCCCGGCTTTTGCCGCCGCTTTCTCTTGCGTCATTTTCCGGATGGTTCGGAATCGCCGCAGGTTAATGGCAATCGAGTTGTTCATGTTCCCCTCTTAACGGTAGACTACGCTAACTTGTCATTTTGTAAATAATTATTATTAATGAAAAGTAAGGCTCGAGTGAAAAGGCATTCCGGTCCGTTTTCTTGAGCGCACAGGAAGAAGCTTCTTTTTCGACCAGAAGTACCTCATCCAGGGCGTCACGCTCACGGGGATGAAAGGTTGAGATTGCCGAGCCACCCTCCCGGGTGGTAGCGTGGAATTCTATCGTTAAATCCCGTTGCGGGAGTGGAGGTTGGAATGAAGCGGATGCTTGGCCCCTGCCTGATCCTTGTCCTGTTCTTCGGCCTGGCCGCCCCGGCGCAGGTCCCGTCCCTGATCAACTACCAGGGCCGGCTCATCAGTGGCACGAACCTTTACTCCGGAAGCACTGCGATCGTGTTCCGGCTGTACGGGTCCCTCCTGGGCGCGGACGTGCAGTATGTCGAGACGCAGACCGTGACCGTGGTGGACGGCCTGTACTCCACCCGGTTCGGGGGGATTCCCGATTACGGGACCCTGGCCGCGGCCCTGACCAACCAGCCGCTCTTCCTCGAGGTCCAGGTGGGCGGAGCGGTGCTGACGCCCCGGGAACGCGTCGCGGCCGTGGCGTATGCCGTGGTGGCCGAGGGCGTGGAACCCGGAGCCATCACCAGCAGCATGCTCGCCGATGACGCGGTGACCAGCAACAAGATCGCGAACAACACCATCACGGGAGCCAAGATCGTCAACAACTCCCTGACCAGCGATGACCTGGCCGCCGGGGCCGTGGACACGGACGAACTCGTGGACGGGGCGGTGACCTGGTGGAAACTGCAGGACGGCGGCTACTGGCGGCTGGCCGGCAACGCCGGCACGACGAGCGACACGCATTTCATCGGGACCACGGACGACCAGGCGCTGAACTTCAAGGTGAACGGCTCGCGCGCGTTTCGCCTCGTGCCGAACGCGAGCGGTCCCTCCGTGATCGGCGGGAGCGAAGCCAATACGAACGTGAACTCGATGTACGGCGTGACCATCGCGGGAGGCGGCACGGCCGTGTTTCCGAACCGGGCTGGCGGCTCCCATTCCACCATTAGCGGCGGGTATGGAAACGAGATTGATACCACCCTGGCTGTGATCGGGGGTGGCTACCTCAACGCCGTGCGGAGTCTGGCGTCGGCAGGCGTCATCGGCGGCGGCGAGTATAATGCCATCAGCAATAGCTCTCCGTTTGCCGTGATCGGGGGCGGATTCGGCCACAGCATTGGAACAAACTCCTATTATGCCACCATCGCCGGAGGCCGCGGGAATACGGTGGCAGGGTATGCCTCGCTTATCAGCGGCGGGTCGAACAATATGGTGAAAGGAAGCAGTTCGGTGGTCGGAGGGGGGGAAGACAACACGGCGATTGCGGACCGCAGCGTGGTGGGTGGGGGGGCGTCCAACGTGATGTCCAACGCCTGGGCGTGCGTCATCGGCGGGGGCGTGGGCAATACCATTATCGCGCCGTACGGGTCTGAATACTCCACGATCGCGGGGGGTTGGGGCGGCCGGATCGAGAACTCGGCCGACTATGCCACCATCGGCGGAGGAGAGGGCAACCTTGTGTCGAATCAGTATGCCACCATCGCCGGCGGCTGGCGAAACGTGGCCCGGGGCCAGAGTTCCACCGTCGGCGGAGGCAGCTTCAACGATGCCCGGGGATTTGACGCCGCCGTCGCGGGGGGAAGAAATAACGCGGCGCGCGAGGATTACGCCTTCGTGGGCGGGGGTCGGGACAACCAGGTAAGCAACGAATACAGCGCCATCACGGGTGGACGGACCAACAGGATTTTGGCTGCTCCGTATTCGTTCATCGGTGGGGGGAGTGACAACATCGGGCGGGACGAGTCCTACATCGTGATCGGCGGGGGAAATCGCAATGACGCCCTCGCGCGGTTCGCCACGATCGCCGGCGGGACCCGGAATGTCGCGGGCGGCACGGCCTCGTTTGTCGGCGCCGGGACCAACAACCAGGCGGTGGGCGCCTTCTCCGCCGTCGCGGGCGGTCGGGGCAACCTGGCCAATGCCGAGGGCGCGACCGTTTCGGGCGGGTCCGGCAACGGCGCGGATGCCCTGTCGTTTGTGGGCGGCGGCGCCGGAAACCTGGCGGCGGGGCGGGCCGGGGTCATCGGCGGCGGGTCCAACAATGCCGTGGTGGCCGGTGCGGACTACAGCGCCATCGGCGGCGGCGTGAACAACCAGGTCGGCGGCGACTACGCGACCATCCCGGGCGGCCGCGACAACCAGGCGAGCAACGCCTATTCCTTTGCTGCCGGCCGGCGCGCCAAGGCGACCAATGACGGGTCGTTCGTGTGGGGCGATTCCATAGACATGGATGTGGGTTCCCGCGGCGCCAACTCGGTGACGTTCCGCTGCGACGGCGGGGTCAGCTTCCAGAACTTCGACGAAAGCTCGTACGCGAGATGGACGCCGGGCGCCGGGAGCTGGTCCATCGTGAGCGACCGGGCCCTGAAGGAGAACATCGCGCCGGTGGACGGCCGCGACGTGCTGGAAAAAGTGGCGGCCCTGCCCATCGCGGAATGGAACTACAAGGGCTACGCGCAGCGCAACATCGGCCCCATGGCGCAGGATTTCCACGCCCTCTTCCCGTTCGAGGGCAGCACCGATACCTCG is part of the Kiritimatiellia bacterium genome and encodes:
- a CDS encoding tail fiber domain-containing protein, whose translation is MKRMLGPCLILVLFFGLAAPAQVPSLINYQGRLISGTNLYSGSTAIVFRLYGSLLGADVQYVETQTVTVVDGLYSTRFGGIPDYGTLAAALTNQPLFLEVQVGGAVLTPRERVAAVAYAVVAEGVEPGAITSSMLADDAVTSNKIANNTITGAKIVNNSLTSDDLAAGAVDTDELVDGAVTWWKLQDGGYWRLAGNAGTTSDTHFIGTTDDQALNFKVNGSRAFRLVPNASGPSVIGGSEANTNVNSMYGVTIAGGGTAVFPNRAGGSHSTISGGYGNEIDTTLAVIGGGYLNAVRSLASAGVIGGGEYNAISNSSPFAVIGGGFGHSIGTNSYYATIAGGRGNTVAGYASLISGGSNNMVKGSSSVVGGGEDNTAIADRSVVGGGASNVMSNAWACVIGGGVGNTIIAPYGSEYSTIAGGWGGRIENSADYATIGGGEGNLVSNQYATIAGGWRNVARGQSSTVGGGSFNDARGFDAAVAGGRNNAAREDYAFVGGGRDNQVSNEYSAITGGRTNRILAAPYSFIGGGSDNIGRDESYIVIGGGNRNDALARFATIAGGTRNVAGGTASFVGAGTNNQAVGAFSAVAGGRGNLANAEGATVSGGSGNGADALSFVGGGAGNLAAGRAGVIGGGSNNAVVAGADYSAIGGGVNNQVGGDYATIPGGRDNQASNAYSFAAGRRAKATNDGSFVWGDSIDMDVGSRGANSVTFRCDGGVSFQNFDESSYARWTPGAGSWSIVSDRALKENIAPVDGRDVLEKVAALPIAEWNYKGYAQRNIGPMAQDFHALFPFEGSTDTSLNSGHLDGVALAAIQGLYGLVKDLQAENEQLKGELAALRARISTAEDRD
- a CDS encoding prepilin-type N-terminal cleavage/methylation domain-containing protein, with amino-acid sequence MRRRGAADGFTLTELLTVVTVLGLLTGLLTVQVRTARWRSQRQACLANLRQVCVGYVLYAADHAGLLPPKYEIKKKTLSASDRAEGRVLNTIGNGIQTALYPYVGDVRVFRCPADSGDAKDDAPLWTRRGESYEVKGVLKKDLGTAKATFFTKGGELVAGDPFKPWEAEDPLTVMEKIAKGEHGPKDWHHGYANLVLPSGAAYSVRTKEEEKAVQDKE
- a CDS encoding ABC transporter ATP-binding protein, which codes for MSVAVVEKPCAWEIGAEPPARITSRVLLRDAWRVLWTYPAWFTAQLAATILFSVAEPSLSWVARDAVGTLEKAGGALARLALPHTGLYLGIALGLALLRMVERVTRKVYESTVVFALQRHLLRRRPVLNPTEDVTRMVYDCVEAKKALSPLYANIWRDLFRLAAVAGWQLMLAPAWLGALLASAAPGVLGPLFLTPLLQRAKRRVLEANCEVTAHVAEGASEGLKHRQRKLLRRFVVLETLTGAMEALLGLAEWVMLLILIVGARAWPLPLVPDRIALGDLAAVLVGLKLLNKPLRELGKSYATLRGNWPALMRTLYPHLPAGRATP
- a CDS encoding ImmA/IrrE family metallo-endopeptidase, with translation MNNSIAINLRRFRTIRKMTQEKAAAKAGISRVAYRAIETGKAEPRVATLDAIARALATDVFALVAKTPEPKTLRFRAHSTLTAQERAERQQLIVDTLEWVADFNELEDMLKERPKVRIEPASRKPADIARFAESVRRDNFGISCEDCVPNVCDVLEQGGVKVRIVQSHIKGLFGFSVGADDGGPAVAVNAAEPIPVERQIFTAAHELGHLLLHQDSFNPEVEKEDARQEREADLFASHFLMPQDAFKAEWDRNMGLHWVDRVLKTKRTFRVSWMTVLYRLCETGLADKRKIFWQFKTAFEQRTGGKLNYKREPEPLVPTSPRRPAEEPVRLNEYDFYEDRFALLVRQALIKNEISVSRSAEMLRMSIGETRELLAEWEAHP
- a CDS encoding carbohydrate ABC transporter permease, whose protein sequence is MMNDERSFEYARRRLAGLSRALLIYGLLLGGAVVFALPFAWMIGTSFKVDREIFGGRITILPMRPDPVAASPYMDARYYRAPADADYPRVRPVIEQALAEQNVGPADILAPGLHQRLQQVLPAADWTKTDAELGAAARARLTPELIEDVRDNVARALLLGPVRVRSVDLQEADLTGGAPVSAFWKVESTIAARLMDETNATPPAAALNYDFGNERAAQITLTATLDLPFAADRLHRVTLFLRPDDSWHPLEFTLEKGGVQYRGRRPEYLGNFNWGSVTLQEAGPDDESMKIRLWLPYEKADAGPQYESRPDKAKLTVVMRRNTQAGAWWAKVQRNYRGALDYLPFWRYAATSVFLVILNIVGNLFSCSLVAYAFARLRWPGRDLSFGIMLATMMIPPQVTMIPYFLIIKSLGWYNTLTPLWFVSFFGNAFNIFLLRQFMKGIPRDLEDAAKIDGCNVWQIYWNVILPLIKPTLACIAIFTFMGVWNDFMGPLIYLSDQRLYPLSLGLYAFNVQAGGNYGMMMAGSLMMTLPVVVIFFFAQKYFIQGVTLTGMKG